The sequence GATACAAAACGCCTTGAAAAAACAGTTAAGCGCCTAGTGAAATCAGGAAACCAAGGACAAGCCAACCCCACAATGTTAGCGCCACAAACATTGGATCAAGTGCCTTGCATTGGATTGAACCGTATCGTCATCATTCCTATTGGTGACGTAGAATTTGCGTATACCGATATCAGTGGCGTTCATGTCCAAACACATGAGCAAAAAGCGACGTCGCAATTAACGCTAAAGGTGTTAGAAGAAAAGACGCCTCTAGTACGCTGCCATCGTCAGTTTTTGATCAACACAAAAGCAATTAAAGAGATAAAGCTCTTGGAGAATGGACTGGCCGAAATCATCACCGTCAGCAACCACCCTATTCCGGTCAGCCGACGTTACTTGAAAACATTAAAAGAGTTGTTAGGTTTCCATTAAACCCATTCAAGCAAAAAGAGCCACAATCGTGGCTCTTGTACTTTCAAAGTAGTGATTCGTTAACCAAGGATGCGTTTCATTGCTTCAGAAGCCTGCTTCCATTGGTCACTGCTTTGTAGCTCAGACAAGGTAAAACTCTGCTTTTTAAGCAGGCCTTCCGCAGCTGGCGTTTCGAGGATAGGCAAATTATCCAACACTTCAACCTGCGCATCGCGTTGGTTACACACCAACAACATATCACAACCCGCAACCAGAGATTGATGAGCACGTTCCGCAGGCCCGCCCATGATCGCCGCGCCTTCCATCGTCAAATCATCAGAAAAAATGATCCCTTGGAAACCGAGTTTTTGGCGAAGCACTTGTTTAAGCCAATATTCCGAACCACTGGCTGGCTGTTCGTCGTAGTGTGGGTACACCACGTGCGCAGGCATCATAGCATCAAGAATACCGCTATCAATCTGCGCCTTAAATACCTGCATATCTAATTCGAAGATATCGTCGCGTTGGTCAAACGGCGTCTCTAAGTGAGAGTCAGCAATCACGCCACCATGACCAGGAAAATGTTTACCCGTCGTAGCCATTCCTACTGCCTTCATACCTTTCATATAAGCGGTACTATGGCGAACAATACTTTCGACATCGTCACCAAAAGCGCGATTACCGATCGCTTTACACTCATGGCCTTTATCGAGAACTGGCGCAAAGCTTAAATCGATATCATGGGCGATCAACTCTGCTGCCATCAACCAGCCACCTAACTCAGCCAATTGTTCGCCATTGCTATGCTTAGCGTATTCCTGAGCGGCAGGAATTATCGAGAAACCTTCTCGGAAACGTTGTACACGACCACCTTCTTGGTCCACACCAATTAAGATTGGACGCTTCGCTGCTTGGCGAATCGACTTATTCAGAGCAAGAAGCTGTTTGTTATCGTGGTAGTTTCTTGCAAACAGAATTACCCCGCCAACGGTTGGATGCTCTAGAATTTCTTTATCTTCTGCGGTCAGCTCACAGCCTTCCACGTCTAGCCACAACGGTCCCATATTCTCTCCTAACCAAGCCTTTTTTAATGATTTTCACTATGCCGATGAGGTTATTAGGATTATTCTCTGTTTACAATGGATATATGTCGGTGGGTGTAAAATTTGAGCATAAGTACAAAAGAGTGGTATATCGGTGTCATGTCCGGCACCAGCATGGATGGCGTAGATACGGCCTTAGTCGCTTTTGAAGGCAATAAACCATCACTGCTTGCATACGATGAGTATCCAATGCCAGAGTCCTTAAAGCAGCGATTGCTTGATGTGTGCATTGGCCAACAGACGAATCTGATTGAAATTGGAGAACTGGACCACTTACTTGGCCACTTATTCGCCAATGCGGTAAACCAACTGTTGGATAAATCTGGCTATAGAGCAGAGCAAATTCGCGCAATTGGCAATCACGGCCAAACGGTCTACCACCAGCCACAAGGCAATACCCCATTTACTATGCAGCTTGGTGATGCCAACATCATTGCCGCGAAAACCAACATCGATACCATTGCCGATTTTCGCCGTAAAGATATGGCATTGGGCGGCCTAGGAGCGCCTTTGGTGCCTGCTTTCCACCAGACTATATTCCATACTCAGGACTCAAGTGTCGTTGTACTCAATATCGGTGGGATCGCCAATATTTCGGTGATTCGACCAAATCAGAAAGTGATTGGCTACGATACTGGCCCCGGGAATATGCTGATGGACGCTTGGTGCTTACGCCATACGGGAAACAAATACGACAAAGATGCCGCGTTTGCGAGCAAAGGCAAAGTAAGTCAGGAACTGCTGGAACAATTGATGACCGAAAGTTATCTGGCCCAGCCTGCACCAAAAAGTACCGGACGAGAACTGTTTAACTTACCTTGGTTAGATAGCCAGCTGAACCCGTTCGACTTGTCTGCCGAAGATGTACAACGCACTCTGTGTGAATACACTGCGCAGACCATTGCCAACGAAGTTGAGCAGTACGTATCAGGCCCTCGCCCTGAGCTGTTGATCTGCGGCGGCGGTGCTCGAAATCCACTGATAATGGAAAGACTCGCTGCTCTACTACCAAACTGGATAGTCGCGCCAACCAGCGAAAAAGGCGTCGACAACGACTACATGGAAGCGATGGCTTTTGCTTGGCTTGCTTATCGCCGTATTCACAATTTGCCAAGCAATTTACCCGAAGTCACCGGAGCCAGTGATCTGGCTTCACTCGGTGTGATGTACTTTGCGGATAAATAAGGACAATTATGACTAACGATGCGCTCATTGCAGCCCTATCTCATTTAGTGTCTGAGGGACGAAACCCCGACACCATGGATATCGACTTGCTACCCTCTCTCGAAATCGTTAAACGTATCAACCAACAAGACAAGCTCGTTCCGTTAGCAGTAGAAAAAGTGCTGCCAGAAATCTCTCAAGCCGTCGATAAAATTACCGAAGCCTTCAAGAAAGGCGGTCGACTGATATACATGGGAGCAGGAACCAGTGGCCGATTAGGCGTGCTCGACGCGTCTGAATGCCCCCCAACCTTTGGCGTTTCTGACAAAATGGTTGTCGGCCTGATTGCTGGTGGCCCGGAAGCGATTCTTAAAGCCAAAGAAGGCGCAGAAGACTCACCAGAGCTGGGCGTTGAAGATTTAAAGAACATTGATTTCAGTGCTAAAGACGTTGTCGTAGGTATTGCCGCTAGCGGCCGTACACCTTATGTCATTGGCGCATTGGAATACGCGAATTCTATTGGTGCAACCACAGTGGCCTTGTCTTGCAACCCTGACTCTGCCATCGCAGACATTGCACAAATCGCCATAAGTCCCGTCGTTGGCCCTGAAGCGTTGACAGGTTCTACGCGGATGAAGTCTGGCACGGCGCAAAAACTCGTCCTCAATATGCTGACAACCGCGTCGATGATCCGCCTAGGGAAAAGCTATCAAAATTTAATGGTGGATGTGAAAGCGACGAACGAAAAACTGGTTGCTCGTGCAGCGCGAATTGTCATGCAGGCGACAGATTGCGATAAGGCTGAAGCAACTGAGGCGTTACGCCAAACCGACTACGACGTGAAATTATCGATTCTGATGATCTTGACGGGATTGGATATTGATAGCGCGCGAGAACAGCTTCACTACCAAGGTGGCTTCTTACGTAAAGCGGTACAAGAACACAAGCTAGATTAGCAACAGGGAGCATTGCGCTCCCTGTTTAGCTTTTAAAGATGGATAACTAAAGATTACTGACTGTAATCGTTCCACCCTCGTTGCCACTCCATTCTGAATTTCTGTGCTTGCGCAGTGCCTTCGCAAACCCCTTCGTAATATTGGCCTGACAATCCGATTTGATAGGCGAAATTCGGATTGCAATACTCTGTTACGCCCTCTAAATAGCCTTGCTCATATTCCGCTTGATTGACACTCCCCATCGATGACAGTTCTTTATGTGAGCGTTGTGTATTCCCAGATACGCCATCTTGATACCCGATCTGATACCAATTTCCTTCCTTCGCTAACTGCTCGGTCGTTGCTGCGCAAGCTACTAGAAAGAAAGCCAGTGCACATACCATGAGTTTTTTCATTGTTTTTCTTCTTGTTTTGTTCAGTACTTTAACTAAACCACTAAATGTCACGAATTGCCACTCGCACATCCAAAAAACCACTCAATGACACTAATTACCGCTCAACTCTCGATACGACCACTCACTTTATTAGTGAATGCTTATTGCCATAATGGTGCGTAATATCCAACCTGAGCTTATAAAATTTACTAAGGAACGAGTGTTATGTTGTGGTTTTTAACCTGTGTTGCTGCCCTAATAGGTGGTTACTTCATTTACGGTGCTTTTGTTGA is a genomic window of Vibrio japonicus containing:
- the btsR gene encoding two-component system response regulator BtsR, translating into MLSAIVIDDELFAREELTELLEETGEVEVIDQASNAIEGLKKINQLKPDVVFLDIQMPQITGIELLGMLDPDTMPYVVFVTAYDEFAIQAFEDNAFDYLLKPVDTKRLEKTVKRLVKSGNQGQANPTMLAPQTLDQVPCIGLNRIVIIPIGDVEFAYTDISGVHVQTHEQKATSQLTLKVLEEKTPLVRCHRQFLINTKAIKEIKLLENGLAEIITVSNHPIPVSRRYLKTLKELLGFH
- the nagZ gene encoding beta-N-acetylhexosaminidase, with amino-acid sequence MGPLWLDVEGCELTAEDKEILEHPTVGGVILFARNYHDNKQLLALNKSIRQAAKRPILIGVDQEGGRVQRFREGFSIIPAAQEYAKHSNGEQLAELGGWLMAAELIAHDIDLSFAPVLDKGHECKAIGNRAFGDDVESIVRHSTAYMKGMKAVGMATTGKHFPGHGGVIADSHLETPFDQRDDIFELDMQVFKAQIDSGILDAMMPAHVVYPHYDEQPASGSEYWLKQVLRQKLGFQGIIFSDDLTMEGAAIMGGPAERAHQSLVAGCDMLLVCNQRDAQVEVLDNLPILETPAAEGLLKKQSFTLSELQSSDQWKQASEAMKRILG
- a CDS encoding anhydro-N-acetylmuramic acid kinase; translation: MSTKEWYIGVMSGTSMDGVDTALVAFEGNKPSLLAYDEYPMPESLKQRLLDVCIGQQTNLIEIGELDHLLGHLFANAVNQLLDKSGYRAEQIRAIGNHGQTVYHQPQGNTPFTMQLGDANIIAAKTNIDTIADFRRKDMALGGLGAPLVPAFHQTIFHTQDSSVVVLNIGGIANISVIRPNQKVIGYDTGPGNMLMDAWCLRHTGNKYDKDAAFASKGKVSQELLEQLMTESYLAQPAPKSTGRELFNLPWLDSQLNPFDLSAEDVQRTLCEYTAQTIANEVEQYVSGPRPELLICGGGARNPLIMERLAALLPNWIVAPTSEKGVDNDYMEAMAFAWLAYRRIHNLPSNLPEVTGASDLASLGVMYFADK
- the murQ gene encoding N-acetylmuramic acid 6-phosphate etherase, producing MTNDALIAALSHLVSEGRNPDTMDIDLLPSLEIVKRINQQDKLVPLAVEKVLPEISQAVDKITEAFKKGGRLIYMGAGTSGRLGVLDASECPPTFGVSDKMVVGLIAGGPEAILKAKEGAEDSPELGVEDLKNIDFSAKDVVVGIAASGRTPYVIGALEYANSIGATTVALSCNPDSAIADIAQIAISPVVGPEALTGSTRMKSGTAQKLVLNMLTTASMIRLGKSYQNLMVDVKATNEKLVARAARIVMQATDCDKAEATEALRQTDYDVKLSILMILTGLDIDSAREQLHYQGGFLRKAVQEHKLD
- a CDS encoding DUF2799 domain-containing protein, translated to MKKLMVCALAFFLVACAATTEQLAKEGNWYQIGYQDGVSGNTQRSHKELSSMGSVNQAEYEQGYLEGVTEYCNPNFAYQIGLSGQYYEGVCEGTAQAQKFRMEWQRGWNDYSQ